One Mycobacterium sp. SMC-4 DNA window includes the following coding sequences:
- a CDS encoding AAA family ATPase: MARSDLVIDLVEAQQRGDVARFRMLVEAIIAEERNNQHHLVADRLSELITTAGARSLLARDDTARQVADLVTEIVPKRRLSEVHLAPAVTAAVNEIIEEHHRSELLRSHGLEPRNRILLEGPPGNGKTSLAEVLAAELMVPFYAVRYEGVVSSFLGETTSRIDHVFEFARTRRCVLFFDEFDTIAKERSDAHETGEIKRVVSTLLLQIDRLPSHVVAVCATNHGELLDRAAWRRFQVRLALHPPSRIQATTFLEQLRMRLGGNLGMAPRTLADKLAGASYADIEEFALDVMRRYVLSLPDGRIEDVVREQLKQRNAMRQM, translated from the coding sequence ATGGCGAGGTCTGACCTAGTGATTGATCTGGTCGAGGCGCAGCAGCGTGGCGACGTCGCCCGCTTTCGCATGCTGGTGGAGGCGATCATCGCCGAGGAGCGCAACAATCAGCACCATCTTGTGGCTGATCGTCTGTCCGAATTGATCACCACTGCCGGTGCTCGCAGCCTGCTCGCCCGTGATGACACCGCCCGCCAGGTCGCTGATCTGGTCACCGAAATTGTGCCTAAACGGCGATTGTCAGAGGTGCATCTGGCGCCTGCCGTCACGGCGGCGGTGAACGAGATCATCGAGGAGCATCACCGTAGCGAGCTTCTCCGCAGCCACGGCCTGGAACCGCGTAACCGCATCCTTTTGGAAGGTCCGCCTGGTAACGGTAAAACCTCGCTTGCTGAAGTGTTGGCAGCGGAGTTGATGGTGCCGTTCTACGCCGTGCGTTACGAGGGAGTTGTATCTAGCTTTCTTGGAGAGACAACGAGTCGAATCGATCACGTTTTCGAGTTCGCAAGGACTCGGCGCTGCGTGCTCTTTTTCGACGAGTTCGACACCATCGCCAAGGAGCGCTCCGACGCGCACGAAACCGGCGAGATCAAGCGCGTCGTTTCGACGCTGCTCCTACAGATCGATCGCTTGCCCTCCCACGTCGTCGCCGTCTGCGCGACCAACCATGGCGAACTGCTCGACCGCGCGGCATGGCGCCGCTTTCAGGTGCGGTTAGCACTGCATCCCCCGTCGCGCATACAGGCCACGACTTTTCTCGAGCAGCTGCGTATGCGGCTCGGCGGGAACCTCGGTATGGCGCCGCGCACCCTCGCCGACAAGCTTGCCGGTGCCAGCTACGCCGACATTGAGGAGTTTGCGCTGGATGTCATGCGGCGCTATGTGTTGTCGCTACCCGATGGCCGTATCGAGGATGTGGTGCGCGAACAGCTCAAGCAGCGCAACGCCATGAGGCAGATGTGA
- a CDS encoding IS256 family transposase — translation MLTVVHDAIEANESTGGAGRSLLDEIVRDGARQMLAAALKAEVAAYVAQFADQLDEKGHRLVVRNGYHQAREVLTAAGAVEVKAPRVNDKRVDPDTGERKRFSSAILPAWARKSPQMSEVLPLLYLHGLSTSDFTPALEQFLGSGAGLSATTITRLTSQWQDEARAFAARDLSGTDYVYLWVDGIHLKVRLDQEKLCLLVMLGVRADGRKELVAITDGYRESTESWADLLRDCKRRGMTAPVLAVGDGALGFWKAVREVFPATKEQRCWFHKQANVLAALPKSAHASALSALKEIYNAEDIDKAQVAVKAFTVDFGAKYPKAVAKITDDLDTLLEFYHYPAEHWIHLRTTNPIESTFATVRLRTKVTKGPGSRAAGLAMAYKLIDAAAARWRAVNAPHLVALVRAGAVFHKGKLLERPTEITPPTPPSDGDQQAGTEVA, via the coding sequence ATGCTCACCGTAGTTCACGATGCCATCGAGGCCAACGAAAGCACTGGCGGTGCTGGTCGGTCGTTGTTGGACGAGATCGTCCGCGACGGCGCCCGTCAGATGCTGGCCGCCGCGTTGAAGGCTGAGGTCGCCGCCTACGTGGCCCAGTTCGCCGATCAGCTCGATGAGAAGGGGCATCGGCTGGTGGTCCGCAACGGCTATCACCAGGCCCGCGAGGTGCTGACGGCAGCCGGGGCAGTTGAGGTGAAAGCACCGCGAGTCAACGACAAACGCGTCGACCCCGACACCGGTGAGCGGAAACGGTTTTCCTCGGCGATCCTGCCGGCCTGGGCACGCAAGTCACCGCAGATGAGCGAAGTGCTGCCGCTGCTGTACCTGCACGGGCTGTCCACCAGCGACTTCACCCCCGCTCTGGAGCAGTTCCTGGGCTCGGGTGCCGGGCTCTCGGCCACCACGATCACCCGGCTGACCAGCCAGTGGCAGGACGAGGCCCGCGCGTTCGCCGCCCGGGACCTGTCGGGCACCGATTACGTCTACCTGTGGGTCGACGGCATCCACCTCAAGGTCCGCCTGGACCAGGAAAAGCTGTGTCTGCTGGTGATGCTCGGCGTGCGCGCGGACGGCCGCAAAGAGCTCGTGGCGATCACCGACGGCTACCGGGAATCGACCGAGTCGTGGGCTGATCTGCTGCGCGACTGTAAACGACGCGGCATGACCGCACCCGTGCTCGCCGTCGGCGATGGCGCACTCGGCTTCTGGAAAGCGGTACGCGAGGTGTTCCCGGCCACCAAAGAACAGCGGTGCTGGTTTCATAAGCAAGCCAATGTGCTTGCCGCCCTGCCGAAATCAGCGCACGCGTCGGCGTTGTCGGCGCTCAAGGAGATCTACAACGCCGAGGATATCGACAAGGCCCAGGTCGCGGTCAAGGCCTTCACGGTCGACTTCGGGGCCAAGTACCCCAAGGCGGTCGCCAAGATCACCGACGATCTGGACACCCTACTGGAGTTCTACCACTATCCCGCCGAGCACTGGATCCACCTACGCACGACAAATCCGATCGAAAGCACCTTTGCCACAGTACGTTTGAGAACCAAGGTCACCAAGGGGCCGGGATCACGTGCGGCTGGTCTGGCCATGGCCTACAAGCTCATCGACGCCGCCGCGGCCCGCTGGCGTGCCGTCAACGCACCACACCTGGTCGCCCTGGTCCGCGCCGGCGCGGTCTTCCACAAGGGCAAACTGCTCGAACGCCCCACCGAAATCACCCCACCGACACCGCCCTCAGACGGCGATCAGCAAGCCGGAACGGAGGTCGCCTGA
- a CDS encoding pyridoxamine 5'-phosphate oxidase family protein codes for MTDLATVENSIRRRSFGTLSTLDSSGNPHATAVTYAAAGEGTNLTLYITTRTTNVKVKNIRRRPQVAFVIPVPHRFLPMMPPAAVQFAGSATILNHENADARGAFHADWFLRRILAAEERIVSQRAELCFIAVRPRRWLSTYGIGMSALDIVRHPGDAIGRADLTGGN; via the coding sequence GTGACCGACCTCGCCACTGTCGAAAATTCGATTCGACGACGGTCGTTCGGCACCCTGTCGACGCTCGATAGCAGCGGCAACCCCCACGCGACGGCCGTCACGTACGCAGCGGCCGGTGAAGGCACAAACCTGACGTTGTACATCACGACCCGTACTACGAACGTCAAGGTTAAAAACATTCGACGACGCCCACAGGTAGCCTTCGTCATTCCCGTGCCGCACCGCTTTCTCCCCATGATGCCGCCGGCAGCTGTGCAGTTTGCGGGGTCGGCCACAATACTGAACCACGAAAACGCCGACGCGCGAGGGGCATTCCACGCGGACTGGTTTCTCCGTCGCATTCTCGCCGCCGAGGAGCGCATCGTCTCTCAGCGTGCTGAGCTGTGCTTCATCGCAGTCCGGCCGAGGCGATGGTTATCCACCTACGGCATCGGAATGTCGGCCCTCGACATCGTGCGTCATCCGGGCGACGCCATCGGGCGGGCAGACCTGACGGGCGGAAACTAG
- a CDS encoding heavy metal translocating P-type ATPase: MTNRDDHGVATSHPGGHAHHQFPSAHPDTHPHGEHHGHDNHTGHTGHSGHGGDHVAQFRKLFWINLIIAIPVVAFSTMFAMLLGYDVPDFPGARWIAPLLGTVMYVVGGRPFLTGALNEVRSRKPGMMLLIGLAITVAFFASWGASLGLLHHELEFWWELALLIVIMLLGHWVEMRSLAQTTSALDSLAALLPDEAEKIDGDRTVTVSPTDLHVGDVVVVRPGGSIPADGKIVDGRADMDESMVTGESRPVTRGVGDPVTAGTVATDSGLRVEITATGDDTALAGIQRLVTEAQNSSSRAQRLADKAAGWLFWFALITAAITAAAWTIVGNPDASVVRAITVLVIACPHALGLAIPLVVSIATERAARGGVLIKDRLALEGMRTVDAVLFDKTGTLTKGEPTVTAVEATGDDDGDIVLALAAAAETDSEHPLARAIVKAAEDRGLTVPRASGFSSSPAVGVTATVDGHEIRVGGPRLLEEVGAQEVPAATAWRGEGAIILHVIRDGEVLGGLRLADEIRPESREAVDALHKLGVQVVMITGDAEAVANSVGHQLGIDRVFAGVRPEDKASKVAALQHEGKKVAMVGDGVNDAPALAQADVGIAIGAGTDVAIASAGVILASSDPRSVLSVIELSRASYRKMKQNLWWGAGYNLISVPLAAGVLAPIGIVLPMSVGAILMSLSTIVVALNAQLLRRLDLTPEASTRAVLNR; the protein is encoded by the coding sequence ATGACAAACCGCGATGACCACGGCGTAGCAACATCCCACCCTGGCGGGCACGCCCACCACCAATTCCCCAGCGCACACCCTGACACCCACCCACACGGCGAACACCACGGCCATGACAATCACACCGGCCACACTGGCCATAGCGGCCACGGCGGTGACCACGTGGCCCAATTCCGCAAGCTCTTCTGGATCAACCTGATCATCGCCATACCGGTCGTCGCGTTCTCGACCATGTTCGCGATGCTGCTCGGTTACGACGTCCCCGACTTCCCCGGCGCACGCTGGATCGCGCCCCTGCTCGGGACAGTGATGTACGTCGTCGGTGGCCGCCCCTTCCTCACCGGTGCGCTGAACGAGGTCCGTTCCCGCAAACCAGGAATGATGCTCCTGATCGGACTGGCGATCACCGTCGCCTTTTTCGCGTCCTGGGGCGCGAGCTTGGGCCTGCTCCACCACGAGCTGGAATTCTGGTGGGAACTCGCCCTTCTCATCGTCATCATGCTGCTCGGCCACTGGGTAGAAATGCGCTCGCTGGCCCAGACCACCTCAGCGCTGGACTCACTGGCCGCACTACTTCCCGACGAAGCCGAGAAGATCGACGGCGACCGCACCGTCACCGTCTCGCCGACCGACCTGCACGTCGGCGATGTCGTTGTAGTCCGACCCGGCGGCAGCATCCCTGCCGACGGCAAGATCGTCGACGGACGCGCCGACATGGACGAGTCCATGGTGACCGGCGAATCCCGGCCCGTTACCCGCGGCGTCGGGGATCCCGTCACAGCCGGCACCGTCGCCACCGATTCCGGGCTTCGGGTCGAGATCACCGCCACCGGCGACGACACCGCCCTAGCAGGCATCCAACGCCTAGTCACCGAAGCGCAGAATTCGTCCTCGCGTGCCCAGCGCCTTGCTGACAAGGCCGCCGGCTGGCTGTTCTGGTTCGCCCTGATCACCGCCGCGATCACCGCGGCGGCATGGACAATCGTCGGCAATCCCGATGCCTCGGTGGTAAGAGCGATCACCGTGCTGGTCATCGCCTGCCCTCATGCGCTGGGCCTGGCGATACCACTGGTCGTGTCCATCGCCACCGAACGCGCCGCCAGAGGCGGCGTCTTGATCAAAGATCGGCTGGCCCTGGAAGGTATGCGCACTGTCGACGCCGTGCTGTTCGACAAGACCGGCACCCTGACGAAAGGCGAACCCACCGTCACCGCCGTCGAGGCGACCGGAGACGACGACGGCGACATCGTGCTCGCGCTCGCCGCCGCCGCCGAGACCGACAGTGAACACCCCCTGGCGCGGGCCATCGTGAAAGCCGCCGAGGATAGGGGATTAACGGTGCCGCGCGCCAGCGGCTTCTCGTCCTCTCCTGCCGTCGGTGTGACTGCGACGGTCGACGGGCACGAAATCCGAGTGGGCGGCCCCCGACTTCTCGAAGAAGTCGGCGCCCAGGAGGTCCCCGCGGCCACCGCGTGGCGCGGCGAAGGCGCCATCATTCTGCACGTCATCCGCGACGGAGAGGTGCTCGGCGGCCTGCGCTTGGCCGACGAGATCCGCCCCGAATCCCGCGAAGCCGTCGATGCGCTTCACAAGCTTGGCGTGCAAGTCGTCATGATCACCGGCGACGCCGAAGCCGTCGCCAATAGTGTCGGCCACCAGCTGGGCATCGACCGGGTGTTCGCGGGGGTGCGCCCCGAAGACAAGGCGTCGAAAGTTGCTGCCCTGCAACACGAGGGCAAGAAGGTTGCCATGGTCGGCGATGGAGTCAACGATGCCCCCGCCTTGGCGCAGGCCGATGTCGGCATCGCCATCGGTGCCGGCACTGACGTCGCCATCGCTTCCGCCGGTGTCATCCTGGCCAGTTCCGACCCCCGCTCGGTGCTGTCGGTCATCGAGCTGTCCCGCGCCAGCTACCGCAAGATGAAACAGAATCTCTGGTGGGGCGCCGGGTACAACCTCATCTCTGTGCCCCTGGCTGCTGGTGTGCTGGCACCCATCGGCATCGTGCTGCCCATGTCGGTCGGCGCCATCCTCATGTCACTGTCAACGATCGTCGTCGCGCTCAACGCGCAACTTCTGCGCCGCCTCGATTTGACGCCCGAGGCGAGCACCCGCGCCGTTCTCAACCGTTAG
- a CDS encoding metal-sensitive transcriptional regulator: MTHADNTRHCPSTGTTHHGYITDKDKYLKRLKRIEGQARGISRMIEEERYCIDILTQTDALTKALQGVALALLDDHLRHCVRDAAATGGPAADAKLTEASEAIARLVRS, encoded by the coding sequence ATGACCCACGCCGACAACACCAGGCACTGCCCCTCAACAGGCACCACCCACCACGGCTACATCACCGATAAAGACAAATACCTCAAGCGGTTGAAGCGCATCGAAGGCCAAGCCCGCGGCATCAGCAGAATGATCGAAGAGGAGCGGTACTGCATCGACATCCTGACCCAAACAGACGCGCTCACCAAAGCCCTCCAAGGCGTCGCGCTGGCACTGCTTGACGACCATCTTCGCCACTGCGTCCGTGACGCCGCCGCCACCGGCGGACCGGCCGCTGACGCCAAACTCACAGAAGCCTCTGAAGCCATCGCCCGCTTGGTGCGTTCCTAA
- a CDS encoding YHS domain-containing protein: MSENQNRTSACCCSGAADKIDTSPIDPTARNLLDLGSQNETTCPVMPGTPVNKTVAEAAGLFRDYRGRRYWFCCKGCGPRFDRDPDKYASAA, translated from the coding sequence ATGTCCGAGAATCAGAACCGCACGTCAGCCTGCTGCTGCAGCGGCGCAGCCGACAAAATCGATACCTCACCCATCGACCCTACGGCGAGGAACCTGCTTGACCTCGGATCGCAGAACGAGACCACCTGCCCCGTGATGCCCGGCACGCCGGTGAACAAGACGGTCGCCGAAGCGGCGGGACTATTCCGTGACTATCGCGGTCGGCGTTACTGGTTCTGCTGCAAGGGATGCGGACCACGTTTCGACCGCGACCCCGACAAGTATGCCTCCGCCGCATGA
- a CDS encoding cation-translocating P-type ATPase: MTTSTPVSGPSVELRIGGMTCASCANRIERKLNKLDGVAATVNYATEKATVTVPDGYDPALLIAEVEKTGYTAALPTPRTPMPSDASGDTPHAADTADPELASLRHRLRASAVLTVPVVAMAMIPALQFTYWQWASLTLAAPVVVWAAWPFHRAAWANLRHGTATMDTLISLGTVSAFLWSLYALFLGSAGTPGMKHPFAFTLAPSHGAANIYLEVAAGVTTFILAGRYFEKRSKRQAGAALRALLDLGAKDVSVLRDGTETKIAIEELVVGDEFIVRPGEKIATDGVVVSGSSAVDASMLTGEAVPVEVATGDTVVGATVNAGGRLVVQATRVGSDTQLAQMAQLVERAQTGKAEVQRLADRISGVFVPIVIAIAVITLGAWLGAGFSVAAAFTAAVAVLVIACPCALGLATPTALLVGTGRGAQIGVLIKGPEVLESTRKVDTVVLDKTGTVTTGKMTLVDVITAPETERAELLRLAGALENASEHPIAQAVAAAAAEELQALPVPEDFANVEGKGVHGIVDGHAVIVGRESLLSDWAQHLSPDLSHAKARAQAQGKTVVAVGWDGQARGVLVIADTVKSTSAQAISQMRDIGLTPVLLTGDNQAVARQIAAEVGIDDVIAEVMPEGKVDVIARLQAEGKTVAMVGDGVNDAPALAQADLGLAMGTGTDVAIEASDITLVRGDLRSAVDAIRLSRETLSTIKTNLFWAFAYNVAAIPVAALGMLNPMLAGAAMAFSSVFVVGNSLRLRRFKTTSADTTS; this comes from the coding sequence ATGACGACATCGACACCGGTGTCTGGCCCGAGTGTGGAACTTCGCATCGGGGGAATGACCTGCGCCTCCTGCGCCAACCGCATCGAGCGCAAGCTCAACAAGCTCGACGGCGTGGCCGCGACAGTCAATTACGCGACGGAAAAGGCCACCGTCACGGTGCCTGACGGATACGATCCGGCGCTGCTGATCGCCGAGGTGGAGAAGACGGGCTACACCGCCGCGCTCCCGACACCGCGCACGCCGATGCCCTCCGACGCATCCGGTGACACCCCGCACGCCGCGGACACCGCCGACCCCGAACTGGCCTCGCTGCGGCACCGCCTGAGGGCCTCGGCCGTCCTGACGGTGCCGGTCGTCGCGATGGCGATGATCCCGGCGCTGCAGTTCACGTACTGGCAGTGGGCGTCGCTCACGCTGGCGGCCCCCGTCGTCGTGTGGGCAGCATGGCCATTCCACCGGGCCGCCTGGGCCAACCTGCGACACGGCACCGCGACCATGGATACGCTCATTTCGCTGGGCACCGTGTCAGCGTTCCTGTGGTCGCTGTATGCGCTGTTTCTGGGCAGCGCCGGCACGCCGGGTATGAAGCATCCCTTCGCGTTCACCCTGGCGCCGTCGCATGGCGCCGCCAACATCTACCTCGAAGTCGCCGCCGGCGTAACCACGTTCATCCTGGCCGGACGCTACTTCGAGAAGCGGTCCAAACGGCAGGCCGGAGCGGCACTACGAGCCCTACTCGACCTAGGCGCCAAAGACGTATCCGTCCTGCGCGACGGGACGGAAACCAAGATCGCCATCGAAGAACTCGTGGTTGGCGACGAGTTCATCGTGCGCCCGGGGGAGAAGATCGCCACCGACGGCGTGGTGGTGTCCGGTTCCTCGGCTGTCGACGCCTCGATGCTGACCGGCGAAGCGGTACCCGTGGAAGTCGCTACCGGCGACACCGTGGTCGGTGCCACCGTCAACGCCGGCGGTCGGCTGGTGGTGCAGGCCACTCGCGTCGGCTCGGACACCCAGCTCGCGCAGATGGCCCAGCTGGTCGAACGCGCCCAGACCGGCAAGGCCGAAGTGCAACGCCTGGCCGATCGCATTTCCGGCGTCTTCGTACCGATCGTCATCGCTATCGCCGTGATCACCCTCGGCGCCTGGCTGGGCGCGGGATTCTCAGTCGCCGCCGCGTTCACCGCAGCGGTCGCGGTCCTCGTCATCGCCTGCCCCTGCGCCCTCGGGCTGGCCACGCCCACCGCCCTGCTGGTGGGCACCGGTCGCGGCGCACAAATCGGCGTGCTGATCAAAGGTCCCGAGGTGCTCGAATCCACCCGCAAGGTTGACACCGTGGTGCTGGATAAGACCGGAACCGTCACCACCGGCAAAATGACGCTGGTCGATGTCATCACAGCGCCGGAAACCGAACGCGCGGAGCTGCTTCGACTGGCCGGCGCCCTGGAGAACGCCTCCGAGCACCCCATCGCCCAAGCCGTCGCCGCCGCGGCGGCCGAGGAACTCCAGGCCCTGCCCGTTCCGGAGGACTTCGCGAATGTCGAAGGTAAAGGCGTCCACGGCATCGTGGATGGACACGCCGTCATCGTTGGGCGCGAATCACTGCTGTCCGACTGGGCGCAACACCTCAGCCCGGATCTGTCCCACGCCAAGGCCCGCGCGCAAGCCCAGGGAAAGACCGTGGTAGCGGTCGGGTGGGACGGGCAGGCGCGCGGTGTACTCGTCATCGCTGACACCGTGAAATCGACGAGCGCACAGGCAATCTCGCAGATGCGTGACATTGGGCTGACCCCCGTGTTGCTCACCGGCGACAACCAAGCCGTCGCTCGACAGATCGCCGCCGAAGTCGGCATCGACGACGTCATCGCCGAAGTCATGCCCGAAGGCAAGGTTGACGTCATCGCACGCCTCCAAGCCGAAGGCAAGACGGTCGCCATGGTCGGCGACGGAGTCAACGACGCGCCCGCCCTCGCCCAAGCCGACCTCGGTCTGGCGATGGGCACCGGCACCGACGTCGCCATCGAGGCCTCCGACATCACCCTGGTGCGCGGTGATCTGCGCAGCGCCGTTGACGCGATCAGGCTGTCCCGCGAAACACTGTCGACGATCAAAACCAACCTGTTCTGGGCGTTCGCCTACAACGTCGCAGCGATCCCCGTCGCAGCACTGGGCATGCTCAATCCGATGCTGGCCGGAGCCGCAATGGCATTCTCCAGCGTCTTCGTGGTGGGCAACAGCCTGCGCCTGCGCCGCTTCAAAACCACTTCCGCCGACACCACCAGTTAA